One Mixta gaviniae genomic window carries:
- a CDS encoding LacI family DNA-binding transcriptional regulator produces the protein MKHKAARATINDVAKAAKTGKTSVSRYLNGEHHALSSDLKQRIEQAIAALNYRPNQMARGLKRGRTRLIGLIIADITNPYSVDVLCGIEAACRARGFTLLVCNTNNEIDQEQHYLQLLSSYQVEGIVVNAVGMREEALNRLQQSLLPMVLIDRKIPDFSCDVVGLNNVQAANDATEHLVKNGYRALLFLSEPLGLVNTRLERLQAFRQCCAGHAGVICENAEVALSDAAAMDRIILDFYRRHADRPAALLVANGALTLQVARAMRRLELDWGRKMGLLGFDELEWAELAGDGITTLKQPTWQIGYAALERVIARIEGEATTVEEQTFHGELVVRGSSRPLA, from the coding sequence ATGAAGCATAAGGCCGCACGCGCCACCATCAACGATGTTGCTAAAGCAGCAAAAACCGGCAAAACCAGCGTTTCCCGCTATCTCAACGGCGAACATCATGCTTTGTCGTCCGATCTGAAACAGCGTATTGAGCAGGCGATCGCCGCGCTAAACTATCGCCCTAACCAGATGGCCCGTGGCCTGAAGCGCGGTCGCACGCGGCTGATCGGCCTGATTATCGCCGATATCACCAATCCCTATTCTGTCGACGTCCTGTGCGGCATTGAGGCCGCCTGCCGCGCGCGCGGCTTTACCCTGCTGGTCTGTAATACCAATAACGAGATCGATCAGGAGCAGCACTACCTGCAGCTGTTAAGCAGCTACCAGGTCGAAGGGATTGTGGTGAACGCCGTCGGCATGCGCGAAGAGGCGCTTAACCGGCTGCAGCAATCGCTGCTGCCGATGGTGCTGATCGACCGAAAGATCCCCGATTTTTCCTGCGATGTCGTCGGACTGAATAATGTGCAGGCCGCCAATGACGCAACCGAGCATTTAGTGAAGAACGGCTACCGCGCGTTGCTGTTTCTCAGTGAGCCGCTTGGGCTGGTGAATACCCGGCTGGAGCGTTTGCAGGCGTTCCGCCAGTGCTGCGCCGGCCACGCCGGCGTGATCTGCGAAAACGCCGAGGTGGCGCTTAGCGACGCCGCGGCGATGGATCGCATTATCCTCGATTTTTACCGCCGTCACGCCGACCGGCCCGCCGCGCTGCTGGTGGCGAACGGCGCCCTGACGCTGCAGGTGGCGCGCGCGATGCGCCGTCTTGAGCTGGACTGGGGCCGCAAAATGGGCCTGCTGGGCTTTGACGAGCTGGAGTGGGCGGAGCTGGCGGGCGACGGTATCACCACGCTGAAGCAGCCGACCTGGCAGATCGGCTATGCGGCGCTGGAGCGCGTGATTGCGCGTATTGAAGGTGAAGCGACGACGGTGGAGGAGCAGACGTTCCACGGTGAGCTGGTGGTGCGCGGTTCATCGCGCCCCCTCGCCTGA
- a CDS encoding sugar phosphate isomerase/epimerase family protein produces the protein MKREIVVVTAAYGHQKVAELGGQQALLPIIAEAGADGVEIRRELLSASALQQLPQLAAAIAEHRLKAFYSVPDALFTAQGDLNPQLDSYLQEAEQLGARLLKLSLGHYRPGAEAGLAPLLAKSPVTPVVENDQTECGTLTAIATFFDQCALMPMTFDMGNWLWTGDDAQAAAHRLARHVSYIHVKAAIPHHDSFRAIALDEADGNWRALLKQLPGDAPRGIEFPLQGDDLVAVTRHYVDLLREE, from the coding sequence GTGAAAAGAGAAATTGTGGTGGTGACTGCTGCTTACGGTCATCAAAAAGTCGCCGAGCTGGGCGGACAACAGGCGCTGCTGCCGATCATTGCTGAAGCGGGCGCTGACGGTGTGGAAATCCGCCGCGAGCTGTTGAGCGCATCGGCGTTGCAACAGCTGCCACAGCTGGCCGCCGCCATTGCTGAACATCGGCTGAAGGCGTTCTATTCGGTACCCGACGCGCTGTTTACCGCACAGGGGGACCTTAACCCGCAGCTGGACAGCTATCTGCAGGAAGCGGAACAGCTGGGCGCGCGTCTACTGAAGCTGTCGCTGGGCCACTATCGCCCTGGCGCCGAAGCGGGTCTCGCCCCGCTGCTGGCGAAAAGCCCGGTCACGCCGGTAGTGGAAAATGACCAGACCGAATGCGGCACGCTGACGGCGATCGCCACCTTTTTTGACCAGTGCGCGCTCATGCCGATGACCTTCGATATGGGCAACTGGCTCTGGACCGGCGACGATGCGCAGGCTGCGGCACATCGCCTTGCGCGCCACGTCAGTTATATTCATGTAAAAGCCGCCATTCCTCATCACGACAGCTTCCGCGCCATTGCGCTCGACGAGGCTGACGGTAACTGGCGCGCGCTGTTGAAACAGCTGCCCGGCGATGCGCCGCGCGGCATCGAATTTCCGCTGCAGGGCGACGACCTGGTTGCCGTAACGCGTCACTACGTCGACCTGCTGCGCGAGGAGTAA
- a CDS encoding DUF1493 family protein, with the protein MENLSLVKRESCPNKSPLTLRVFIGSAKAGRWLCV; encoded by the coding sequence CTGGAAAACCTCTCCCTTGTTAAAAGGGAGAGTTGCCCGAATAAATCGCCGCTTACTCTCAGGGTGTTCATTGGCTCCGCTAAAGCAGGACGCTGGCTCTGCGTTTAA